tttccaaatacatgtacatcctgtttgTTATTCTCTTGTCCCAGATGAAGGACAAACCTCTGTCATGATTGTAGAGAAGAACACAAGAGATGATAATCAGTAACATGGTCGTGAAGACGACAAAGAGAGCAAATTGTATTGGCTCCACATGAGCATCTTCATCACACCTGTCATGACACAGGTTAAACCCTTCTGCCAATTTAAACCaggcacacagaaaagctcacctcacctcgtaatctgttgaagtatgagtgacaaagaactacaAAATCccaccatttaaagaaaaaaataacaatttattcatgagtttaaagaaaaaaaacaaagagaacattaaacaaaaactatcTACACTGTAATCTTCCTTTGTCTGATCAATTTATCGACCACCCACTCTACACCGCTATACTGATCTGATTTACAAAAACCATgattaaatttaacaaaaaattcaaatttcaaaaccaatcaGCTTTCGGTCTTCCCTTTGTACCTTCCTCTGTATCTTCCTGTGTtcttttctttggtcttctgcttcACGGATTTtgtatgaaaaggtacctttcagagagtgatTCTGCAGGCGCAGTCTGTTTGTGCTCTTTGctgctctggctaactgttcaaaatgcctgatttTATACACTGGAAAACATCAGACCTTCTCATTGGTTGGATGccatcaaaacagtaaaattcaaaaacgattggattttggtatcttggggcataatttaaactgattggccaaattcaaatttgttgtgtGCCATGACAactcagccaaatgttacatttttaaattgttcagcacactctgtgcttgcagtcagtccttgccagctttcactctctcttaaaggtactacACACACCTACTACTGCATAACACACCCATCAGtgtttagaaaaataagaggtACCCCTTGTAAATTTTCTGGAGACACACAGTACATATCTGTTAATGGTTTTGCCAAGTCCACCTCAGTGCTATTTAGCCATTCGATAAAGACCCTGAGACTACACTCGCAGATGAATTGGTTATCCCTCAAGTCCAAGTGACTCACAAAACTGAACACATCTGGACTGGGTGAGACAAGGCGGTTTTTAGATAGGTCGAGAATTTCAAGAGAGCCGGGAAACAGGTCCTGACTGAGCTGGGACAGAGAGTTCGATGATAAGTTGAGTCTCTTCAGAGAATCCAAACCTTTAAAAATATCTTGGGGCAGCTGGGTGAGATAGTTTTGGTTGAGAAGAAGAACAGTTAGGTTAGTCAGGTTATGGAACCCTTCCCAGCACTGCTTCGATATCCAGACCAACTCAAGGAAGTTACTTGACAGGTCCAGGTGGATTAACTGGTTGTTTTTTGGAATGATATCAGTCCGGCCAGGCGTGCACATCGAGATACGGTTTTCCCTCAACAAAAGATGCTTCACAAAAGGAAGGGTCATGATCGTATAGAAAACATTGAGGTTGGTAAAAGCATTGTTCGAGAAATCAAGAAAGATGCTCATGGAAACTGCCTCCAGGCCATAAACTGTTGTGAGTCGGTTCAGACCCACTAAGAAATAAGTCATTTTTGGGAGATAGTGAAAGCCAGAAATAACCGAGAGTGCATTGTCCCGAAGATTCAATGTGGTCAGCTGATCCAGTCCATGGAACGAATCGTGCTGAATGATTCCAATGTGGTTGTGTTGCAAATCAATTAAGGTGACATTCCTCAGACCTTCGAAGGTCGATGAGTAGATCTCCCCCAGTAGATTGAAGGAAAGGTTTAACTGGAGAAGGGAGTCAAGGCCAAAGAATGCGTTCTTTTCAATCTGATTGATCTTGTTGAAAGATAATGTAAGCACCTGCAAGGAAGGTAAGTGTGAAAATACTTGGGTTGCAAGTGTAAAGATGGACCCGTGGGACATATCCAGATTCAGGAGCGAACTGTCACTGAGACCAACcagtgtctgcttgtttgggtctTCTATGTTATGAAAACCAAATGAACTACCAACGGTGGACAGGTATTGCATCTTCAGGTGGATAATAAGTGTTCCTTTCATAGCTATAAACATCTTCTCTAGCTGCTGGACATTAAGGGCAATTCCTGAAATGTCCAACGTGTACAGCAATATGTCCTTGAAAGGATTGCCGCACTGATTCCAATCAAAGCTTTCACTTTTGTACAAGAGCCTGTTTGAGGAGATGCTGAATGTTTTAAAATACCTCGGTCGGACATTGTCCAGATCACCCTGACAAATCTGATGAATGTCATTTGCCTTAAAATGAACATTGCTCAAAGCGTTCAGGTTAGAAAATGTTGAATCTGGTATGATTTGTTTTATATTGTTTCCATCAAGAATGAGGGTGTGCAGTGaggttaaatatttaaaatatccGC
This window of the Chiloscyllium plagiosum isolate BGI_BamShark_2017 unplaced genomic scaffold, ASM401019v2 scaf_6829, whole genome shotgun sequence genome carries:
- the LOC122546976 gene encoding LOW QUALITY PROTEIN: toll-like receptor 5 (The sequence of the model RefSeq protein was modified relative to this genomic sequence to represent the inferred CDS: substituted 1 base at 1 genomic stop codon), producing MLCDILRKDDSVRDTIMLFSFLCLLAAFTAALKPSIKSCSRDQNNLNCVNRNFTEIPQVPTDVIKLNLIHNRIRLIEETSFSQSLAQLQILLIGLQTEPPMRVGARAFTNLPNLIYLDLGGNKELDLDMEAFAGLHKLEILYLDYNGLTDSILQRGYFKYLTSLHTLILDGNNIKQIIPDSTFSNLNALSNVHFKANDIHQICQGDLDNVRPRYFKTFSISSNRLLYKSESFDWNQCGNPFKDILLYTLDISGIALNVQQLEKMFIAMKGTLIIHLKMQYLSTVGSSFGFHNIEDPNKQTLVGLSDSSLLNLDMSHGSIFTLATQVFSHLPSLQVLTLSFNKINQIEKNAFFGLDSLLQLNLSFNLLGEIYSSTFEGLRNVTLIDLQHNHIGIIQHDSFHGLDQLTTLNLRDNALSVISGFHYLPKMTYFLVGLNRLTTVYGLEAVSMSIFLDFSNNAFTNLNVFYTIMTLPFVKHLLLRENRISMCTPGRTDIIPKNNQLIHLDLSSNFLELVWISKQCWEGFHNLTNLTVLLLNQNYLTQLPQDIFKGLDSLKRLNLSSNSLSQLSQDLFPGSLEILDLSKNRLVSPSPDVFSFVSHLDLRDNQFICECSLRVFIEWLNSTEVDLAKPLTDMYCVSPENLQGVPLIFLNTDGHFEQLARAAKSTNRLRLQNHSLKGTFSYKIREAEDQRKEHRKIQRKDIGSASPSPDVFSFVSHLDLRDNQFICECSLRVFIEWLNNTEVVLAKPLTDMYCVSPENLQGVPLIFLNTDECDEDAKVEAIQFALFVVFTTMLLIIISCVLLYNHGRGLFFIWYKRTTNKIINGQRADGEEKDYRFDAYLCFSRNDIEWVKNSLLQFLDSQFNEKSRLQMCFEDRDFIPGEDHITNIRDAIWSSKKTVCIVTRQFLKDGXCVEAFNIAQSRLKVSTLQER